In Streptomyces violaceusniger Tu 4113, one DNA window encodes the following:
- a CDS encoding DEAD/DEAH box helicase, which yields MLPSLAAEDLRRALAAYLTTSFALADDDVREELEAFLERPESRLFRGPYLRVRTPFRYAPRGWEKVLDWSPDLRPYTHQATAWERLSSKSGHAPEPTIVTTGTGSGKTESFLVPILDHCARARAAGVKGVKALLLYPMNALADDQARRIDDFLAKNAALSSVTAGIYIGGASGNRPPDDEDENAPGSYARESGASTITPAQLSPNSRLITDREAIRANPPDLLLTNYKMLDLLLQRIPDVPLWQDGGLTYVVLDEFHTYDGAQGTDVAMLLRRLGAATGKAEPGRPLGTITPVATSATLGGGTGGTGATYGTGAVGRTAATSNTPSAEAAPTPDGPQKSDRELLLEFAEKVFGTPFPDAALIGEDRQTPGDFVAEPDFLLPVPSPAALAAVPDPLDDPSALHRLAELVVGRDFADPIQLGEKLRQHNLIRALLDVAGDTPVTVPEIAREFAKRGGGAAWDEAARTDIDLVATGLARLLALVSTARAYDPIADRTIPFLRVEAQLWVREVRRVIRAATPTPHFRWFDDDGPTGDTRPNPANLAVYPSAEVDSTADADTDPDAPGDGASALTPDSPVPFVRPVGPAYRAHLPAVYCRHCGRSGWAALSTDLEWQQLKTKPLEIYRASAQGNRAVRWMIRARPGEHTPVFLHAEEAELRTVPSNDTVPVITVAGPVPANAGDKCPSCDLTDGMRFLGAGTATLASVTTTQLFSDRGLTDDERKLLVFTDSVQDATHRAAFIANRSFGFTFRGLLAEQLRPGAPVAVHDLATDAAEAVVTAAEKGEMSKLASIVPPDLRDNPEIRTLLSGDGFSDAGAYMLQDRMVFQTLMEFGLRSRLGRTLELTRTAAAEVHLPEAVTVAALLREAHQRLPGQITLPTDDAEYVVYLRGLLERMRLRGALFHPWLKEYIAQAGARRWPIWGGRPTGMPAFPRGLAAPTFPVLGRLGTSEFDSLARDNTWFADWGHRTLGCERREARALAEQAMKLLAQREVLATYPAEGGSTVFALRPRTIMVHSLATGPSSADDGSGADRAGADGTGVNDHGVRCDSCTWRQTVPPGRREDWLGTPCLRFQCGGRFTIDDRDYSDDYYRRLYTVDRPGDVLTAEHTGALSRARREEVEQAFKNRPSPFDPNVLTCTPTLELGIDIGDLSAVLLASLPPAPANYAQRIGRAGRSTGNSLTVTFVPRGARNQYYLHAPEQMLAGRIIPPDCYLDASEILRRQYLAYLLDRAADRSLWRGTMMPEEPMPHRIGALFTRGLAEDGWFRRFLDVAHARHAELASSFVQLFPGMSAEAEQGLRQFAQLELEQTVGQAATAWRKRLEALRSRSRQIGRAFDALSTASGDRERDEQRRQLYAERRSVNRRRDALVGENSVNAMVRLGLLPNYTLHDDATLLDATLWWKDADGEFQDQLTEYGRGSRMGLLELAPGNTFHTDGYKYIVNGLDLGAGEGDTAYAKWRLCPECGYVATAESGLDLTACPRCLTPQIADPGALHTVLVPERVTARERREDARLTDERDERERRRFNDVTLVDIDPDQPQGLRAWKRVGELPFGVEFARVATIRTLNLGPAAAAGPEHQIAGDDVQVPGFETCLECGAVRGVHPQAWDRAAQRIGTRHAYWCSHKDDGIDAETASMQRLVLAHELTTQALRILLPVSTMELQTRLVSFKAALLLGITKHFGGAPDHLRVVPATMPGGTRELRRRFLVLHDSMPGGTGYLEHLADATVLHRVLTLAQTALRDCPCGKENLRTPCHRCLLPHVSSNEHPFASLRVARELLDEILTGWDTEQVDTLSGVRIDQLAESELEKQFVRTLVDWGSRRPESGSVTPRAGERGMEYELRFTRPDGSGTRWLFQDHVRQLTSAPSEPDYLLTRIDGPSTRIAVFLDGYAFHASTGINRIADDSAKREALRAEGMQVWQFTHADVMAWKAAVEGTADDREVRTPAEPLLGEGALRTARQIHQMLTGGPRPDDTLDPALRNPVETLLAVLADPDAEKWSRRAAALISGFAGGGATRQPIERRSVGERLPDVLAGGLLPVAGNPAAADAIAMDVRTLGGLRVIGLLDRRAEPATGQPGMSAWSAFTVLDDRDEAVAEPGHRARWADWLRWSNLLQLLTGDRGSALPRSFHQVAMSTAGQLDPHTVALLAGALPTTTGLPDELPEPWAEAVEWASSQAEELLFALCREARTRHFGAPEVGFELDDRVAQQAELAWPDARVAVFLDVDEHRDAAFAEAGWHVVHTGTVDVAELAERLENV from the coding sequence ATGCTTCCCTCCCTGGCCGCCGAGGATCTGCGCCGTGCCCTCGCCGCGTACCTGACGACGAGCTTCGCGCTCGCCGACGACGACGTCCGCGAGGAGCTCGAGGCGTTCCTTGAGCGGCCGGAGAGCCGCCTCTTCCGGGGCCCGTACCTCCGCGTCCGTACGCCCTTCCGGTACGCGCCCCGCGGTTGGGAGAAGGTTCTGGACTGGTCGCCCGACCTCCGCCCCTACACCCACCAGGCCACCGCCTGGGAGCGGCTGTCCAGCAAGTCAGGGCACGCTCCCGAGCCGACGATCGTCACCACCGGAACCGGCTCCGGAAAGACCGAGTCCTTCCTCGTCCCGATCCTCGATCACTGCGCCCGCGCCCGCGCCGCCGGGGTGAAGGGCGTCAAGGCGCTGCTGCTCTACCCGATGAACGCGCTGGCCGACGACCAGGCCCGCCGTATCGACGACTTTCTCGCCAAGAACGCCGCCCTCTCCTCTGTCACCGCCGGCATCTACATCGGCGGTGCCTCCGGCAACCGTCCCCCGGACGACGAGGACGAGAACGCCCCCGGCTCCTACGCCCGCGAGTCCGGCGCGAGCACCATCACCCCCGCCCAGCTGTCCCCCAACAGCCGCCTGATCACCGACCGCGAGGCCATCCGCGCGAACCCGCCGGACCTGCTGCTCACCAACTACAAGATGCTGGACCTCCTCCTCCAGCGCATCCCCGATGTCCCGCTCTGGCAGGACGGCGGGCTGACGTACGTCGTCCTGGACGAGTTCCACACCTACGACGGCGCCCAGGGCACCGATGTGGCGATGCTGTTGCGCCGCCTGGGGGCGGCCACTGGCAAGGCCGAGCCGGGCCGCCCTCTCGGCACGATCACCCCCGTCGCCACCTCCGCCACCCTCGGCGGCGGAACCGGCGGAACGGGCGCAACCTATGGAACCGGCGCCGTCGGACGCACCGCAGCCACCAGCAACACCCCCTCCGCCGAAGCGGCCCCCACCCCCGACGGCCCCCAGAAGTCCGACCGCGAACTGCTCCTCGAATTCGCCGAGAAGGTCTTCGGCACCCCCTTCCCGGACGCCGCCCTCATCGGGGAGGACCGCCAGACGCCCGGCGACTTCGTCGCCGAGCCCGACTTCCTCCTCCCCGTGCCCTCCCCGGCCGCCCTCGCCGCCGTCCCCGACCCCCTCGACGACCCGTCGGCCCTCCACCGACTCGCCGAACTCGTCGTGGGCAGGGACTTCGCCGACCCGATCCAACTCGGCGAGAAGCTCCGCCAGCACAACCTGATCCGCGCCCTCCTCGACGTCGCGGGCGACACTCCCGTCACCGTCCCCGAGATCGCCCGCGAGTTCGCGAAGCGCGGCGGCGGCGCGGCCTGGGACGAGGCGGCCCGGACCGACATCGACCTGGTCGCGACCGGCCTCGCCCGTCTCCTCGCGCTGGTCTCGACGGCCCGCGCCTACGACCCGATCGCCGACCGCACCATCCCCTTCCTCCGCGTCGAGGCCCAGCTCTGGGTCCGTGAGGTGCGCCGCGTGATCCGCGCCGCGACGCCGACGCCCCACTTCCGCTGGTTCGACGACGACGGCCCCACCGGCGACACGCGGCCCAACCCGGCCAACCTCGCCGTCTACCCGTCCGCCGAGGTCGACAGCACCGCCGACGCCGACACGGACCCGGACGCCCCCGGCGACGGCGCCTCCGCCCTCACCCCGGACAGCCCCGTCCCGTTCGTCCGCCCCGTCGGCCCGGCCTACCGCGCCCACCTCCCCGCCGTGTACTGCCGTCACTGCGGGCGCTCCGGCTGGGCGGCGCTGTCCACGGATCTCGAGTGGCAGCAGCTCAAGACCAAGCCACTGGAGATCTACCGGGCCTCCGCACAGGGCAACCGTGCCGTCCGCTGGATGATCCGCGCCAGGCCCGGCGAGCACACCCCGGTGTTCCTCCACGCGGAGGAAGCCGAATTGCGCACGGTGCCGAGCAACGACACCGTGCCCGTCATCACCGTCGCCGGCCCCGTCCCCGCCAACGCGGGCGACAAGTGCCCCTCCTGCGACCTGACCGACGGCATGCGCTTCCTCGGCGCGGGAACCGCCACCCTCGCCTCCGTCACCACCACCCAGCTCTTCTCCGACCGTGGCCTGACCGATGACGAGCGCAAGCTGCTGGTCTTCACCGACTCCGTCCAGGACGCCACCCACCGGGCCGCGTTCATCGCCAACCGCAGCTTCGGCTTCACCTTCCGCGGGCTGCTCGCCGAGCAGCTCAGGCCGGGCGCCCCGGTCGCCGTGCACGACCTGGCCACGGACGCCGCCGAAGCAGTCGTGACGGCGGCCGAGAAGGGCGAGATGAGCAAGCTCGCCTCGATCGTGCCGCCCGACCTGCGCGACAACCCGGAGATCCGCACCCTCCTCAGCGGCGACGGGTTCAGCGACGCGGGCGCGTACATGCTGCAGGACCGCATGGTCTTCCAGACGCTGATGGAGTTCGGCCTGCGCTCACGCCTGGGCCGAACCCTCGAACTGACCCGGACCGCCGCCGCCGAGGTACACCTCCCCGAAGCCGTCACGGTCGCCGCCCTGCTGCGGGAGGCCCACCAGCGCCTACCGGGACAGATCACCCTCCCCACCGACGACGCCGAGTACGTCGTCTACCTGCGCGGACTGCTGGAGCGGATGCGGCTGCGCGGGGCACTGTTCCACCCCTGGCTGAAGGAGTACATCGCCCAGGCCGGCGCCCGGCGCTGGCCGATCTGGGGCGGGCGGCCCACGGGCATGCCCGCGTTCCCGCGCGGCCTGGCCGCACCGACGTTCCCGGTCCTCGGGCGCCTCGGCACATCCGAGTTCGACTCGCTGGCCCGCGACAACACCTGGTTCGCCGACTGGGGGCACCGCACCCTCGGCTGCGAGCGACGCGAGGCCCGCGCCCTCGCCGAACAGGCCATGAAGCTGCTCGCGCAGCGCGAGGTACTGGCGACCTACCCGGCCGAGGGTGGCTCGACCGTCTTCGCTCTCAGGCCGCGCACCATCATGGTGCACAGCCTCGCCACCGGCCCGTCGTCTGCTGACGACGGCAGCGGGGCGGACAGAGCAGGGGCCGACGGAACGGGTGTCAACGACCACGGCGTCCGCTGCGACAGCTGCACCTGGCGGCAGACCGTCCCGCCCGGCCGGCGCGAGGACTGGCTCGGCACGCCCTGCCTGCGCTTCCAGTGCGGCGGCAGGTTCACCATCGACGACCGTGACTACAGCGACGACTACTACCGCCGTCTCTACACGGTCGACCGGCCCGGTGACGTCCTCACCGCCGAGCACACGGGCGCACTCAGCCGAGCCCGCCGGGAGGAGGTCGAGCAGGCCTTCAAGAACCGCCCCTCGCCGTTCGACCCGAACGTGCTGACCTGCACGCCCACCCTCGAACTCGGCATCGACATCGGCGACCTGTCCGCCGTGCTGCTCGCCTCCCTGCCGCCCGCGCCCGCCAACTACGCGCAGCGCATCGGCCGTGCCGGCCGCAGCACCGGCAACTCGCTCACCGTCACCTTCGTACCGCGCGGTGCCCGCAACCAGTACTACCTGCACGCACCCGAGCAGATGCTCGCGGGCCGGATCATCCCGCCGGACTGCTACCTCGACGCCTCCGAGATCCTGCGCCGCCAGTACCTGGCGTACCTGCTGGACCGGGCCGCCGACCGCAGCCTGTGGCGGGGGACGATGATGCCCGAGGAGCCCATGCCGCACCGCATCGGCGCCCTCTTCACCCGAGGGCTCGCCGAGGACGGCTGGTTCCGCCGCTTCCTGGACGTCGCCCACGCCCGCCACGCCGAACTCGCGTCCTCCTTCGTCCAGCTCTTCCCCGGCATGTCGGCCGAGGCCGAGCAGGGCCTGCGGCAGTTCGCGCAGCTGGAGTTGGAGCAGACCGTCGGCCAGGCCGCCACCGCATGGCGCAAACGCCTGGAGGCACTGCGCTCCCGGTCCCGGCAGATCGGCCGGGCCTTCGACGCCCTGTCCACCGCCTCCGGGGACCGCGAACGCGACGAGCAGCGCCGCCAGCTCTACGCCGAGCGCAGGTCGGTCAACCGGCGCAGGGACGCCCTGGTCGGCGAGAACTCTGTCAACGCCATGGTCCGTCTGGGCCTGCTGCCCAACTACACCCTCCACGACGACGCCACGCTGCTCGACGCGACGCTGTGGTGGAAGGACGCCGACGGCGAGTTCCAGGACCAGTTGACCGAGTACGGGCGCGGCTCACGGATGGGCCTGCTGGAACTGGCGCCCGGCAACACCTTCCACACCGACGGCTACAAGTACATCGTCAACGGCCTGGATCTGGGCGCCGGTGAGGGCGACACCGCCTATGCCAAGTGGCGGCTGTGTCCGGAGTGCGGCTACGTCGCCACCGCCGAGTCCGGGCTGGACCTCACCGCCTGCCCGCGCTGCCTGACGCCGCAGATCGCCGATCCCGGCGCGCTCCACACCGTGCTCGTGCCCGAACGGGTCACCGCCCGCGAGCGGCGCGAGGACGCACGGCTCACCGACGAGCGTGACGAGCGGGAGCGGCGCCGGTTCAACGACGTCACGCTGGTGGACATCGACCCGGATCAGCCCCAGGGACTGCGCGCCTGGAAGCGGGTGGGAGAGCTGCCGTTCGGTGTGGAGTTCGCCCGGGTGGCGACCATCCGCACCCTCAACCTCGGCCCGGCCGCCGCCGCGGGCCCCGAGCACCAGATCGCCGGCGACGACGTCCAGGTGCCCGGCTTCGAGACCTGCCTGGAGTGCGGGGCCGTACGCGGCGTGCACCCCCAGGCATGGGACCGGGCCGCCCAGCGGATCGGTACCCGGCACGCGTACTGGTGCAGTCACAAGGACGACGGGATCGACGCCGAGACGGCGTCGATGCAGCGACTCGTCCTCGCGCACGAGCTGACGACGCAGGCGCTGCGGATCCTGCTGCCCGTCTCCACGATGGAACTGCAGACCCGGCTGGTGTCGTTCAAGGCCGCGCTGCTGCTGGGCATAACCAAGCACTTCGGCGGCGCTCCCGACCACCTGCGCGTCGTACCCGCGACCATGCCGGGCGGCACCCGGGAACTGCGCCGCCGCTTCCTGGTGCTGCACGACTCCATGCCGGGTGGCACCGGCTACCTGGAGCACCTCGCCGACGCGACCGTGCTGCACCGGGTGCTCACCCTCGCCCAGACCGCCCTGCGGGACTGCCCCTGCGGCAAGGAGAACCTGCGCACCCCCTGCCACCGCTGCCTGCTGCCGCACGTCAGCAGCAACGAACACCCCTTCGCGTCGCTGCGGGTCGCCAGGGAGCTCCTGGACGAGATCCTCACGGGCTGGGACACAGAGCAGGTCGACACCCTGTCCGGGGTGCGCATCGACCAACTCGCCGAGAGCGAGCTGGAGAAGCAGTTCGTCCGCACCCTCGTCGACTGGGGCAGCCGCCGCCCGGAGTCCGGCTCGGTGACGCCCCGCGCCGGGGAACGCGGCATGGAGTACGAGCTGCGCTTCACCCGCCCAGACGGCAGCGGCACCCGCTGGCTCTTCCAGGACCATGTGCGGCAGCTGACGTCCGCGCCCAGTGAACCGGACTATCTGCTGACCCGGATCGACGGGCCATCGACGCGCATCGCGGTCTTCCTCGACGGCTACGCCTTCCACGCCAGCACCGGCATCAACCGGATCGCCGACGACTCTGCCAAGCGCGAGGCACTACGGGCCGAGGGCATGCAGGTGTGGCAGTTCACGCACGCGGACGTGATGGCCTGGAAAGCGGCGGTGGAGGGGACCGCGGACGACCGCGAGGTGCGCACCCCTGCCGAACCGCTCCTCGGTGAGGGCGCGCTGCGGACCGCCCGGCAGATCCACCAGATGCTGACGGGCGGCCCACGCCCCGACGACACCCTTGACCCGGCACTGCGCAACCCGGTCGAGACGCTGCTCGCGGTGCTCGCCGATCCCGACGCGGAGAAGTGGTCCCGCAGGGCGGCGGCGCTGATCAGCGGCTTCGCCGGGGGCGGAGCGACGCGGCAGCCGATCGAGCGGCGTTCGGTGGGCGAGCGGCTGCCGGACGTGCTGGCGGGCGGCCTCCTGCCGGTCGCCGGCAACCCGGCCGCCGCCGACGCCATCGCGATGGACGTCCGCACCCTGGGCGGGCTGCGCGTCATCGGACTGCTCGACCGGCGGGCCGAGCCCGCGACCGGGCAGCCCGGGATGTCCGCCTGGTCGGCCTTCACCGTGCTGGACGACCGCGACGAGGCGGTCGCCGAGCCCGGCCATCGGGCGCGGTGGGCCGACTGGCTGCGGTGGTCCAATCTGCTGCAGCTGCTGACGGGCGACCGGGGTTCGGCACTGCCGCGTTCGTTCCACCAGGTCGCGATGTCCACGGCCGGGCAGCTCGACCCGCACACGGTGGCCCTCCTCGCGGGTGCGCTGCCCACCACCACGGGCCTGCCCGACGAACTGCCGGAGCCCTGGGCGGAGGCGGTCGAGTGGGCCTCCTCGCAGGCCGAGGAACTGCTTTTCGCCCTGTGCCGGGAAGCCCGCACCCGTCACTTCGGCGCCCCGGAGGTCGGCTTCGAGCTCGACGACAGGGTCGCGCAGCAGGCGGAACTCGCCTGGCCGGACGCCAGGGTGGCGGTGTTCCTCGACGTGGACGAGCACCGTGACGCCGCGTTCGCGGAGGCCGGCTGGCACGTCGTACACACCGGGACAGTTGATGTGGCCGAGTTGGCCGAGCGTTTGGAGAATGTGTGA